A section of the Opitutales bacterium genome encodes:
- a CDS encoding AbrB/MazE/SpoVT family DNA-binding domain-containing protein: protein MTITLSTKGQIVVPSEIRAKLGLVPGCCLSCEIDAAGRIVLDPLLEDRKAEVVGSGEDIALVAPVGSPDMSPKLVKDILSEI, encoded by the coding sequence ATGACAATAACTCTATCGACGAAAGGCCAGATCGTTGTTCCAAGCGAAATTCGTGCTAAACTCGGCTTGGTACCTGGCTGTTGCCTTTCGTGCGAAATCGATGCTGCAGGTAGGATTGTCTTAGATCCGCTGCTTGAAGACCGGAAGGCTGAGGTTGTGGGCTCCGGGGAAGATATCGCGCTTGTTGCTCCTGTAGGTTCACCGGATATGTCGCCGAAATTGGTGAAAGACATACTTTCGGAAATATGA
- the yjjJ gene encoding type II toxin-antitoxin system HipA family toxin YjjJ produces MGSKNLLNFLKINGPTLSSELVDRLGISRASLSRRVREEGSRIVSIGKARATRLAARDEGLSEAVALYQVQTNGEVLFVGALHALADGEHTQWYFESEGGQESLMGGEFKHGLFPGWPWFLDDMRPQGFLGRAFGKRMAKLFQYQDSPDTWSDLQLLNALKGFGWNSHGNFILGDANALQAFQAHKLRVADGFYNKISPTTYPQQARKALEEDEAYGSSAGGEQPKFTSMVCDEEHSMPRSVIVKFSPKIDTPVGKRWADLLHSEDVSNQVLREIGFSVAETRIFVFESRVFLESLRFDRAGALGRRGLVSLRSLDAAYIGTGQGSWAKVARVLHTDGWISSGDCRRIIQLQCFGELIGNSDMHWGNLSFFLPKNGSFPLAPVYDMLPMFFRPTNTGELLERVFKLRLPNPEDQNEWLEMHSHAMTFWRRIIDHSGISRDFKAIAKDALAAVNRLPGVVMSNKA; encoded by the coding sequence ATGGGTAGCAAAAATTTGCTTAATTTCCTCAAAATCAACGGTCCTACTTTGTCGAGTGAGCTTGTGGACCGGTTGGGGATCAGTCGTGCATCATTGTCTCGCCGCGTGCGAGAAGAGGGGAGTCGCATCGTGAGCATAGGGAAAGCTCGAGCCACTCGGCTTGCTGCTAGAGATGAAGGCTTGTCAGAGGCTGTGGCGCTTTATCAAGTCCAAACAAACGGTGAGGTTCTCTTTGTCGGGGCACTCCATGCTCTTGCAGACGGTGAGCACACGCAGTGGTATTTTGAATCCGAAGGGGGGCAGGAAAGCCTTATGGGAGGCGAGTTTAAACATGGATTATTTCCTGGGTGGCCTTGGTTTCTAGACGATATGCGACCGCAAGGGTTTCTAGGTCGCGCTTTTGGTAAGCGAATGGCAAAGCTTTTTCAGTATCAAGATAGCCCTGATACCTGGAGTGATCTACAGCTTTTGAATGCCCTCAAAGGGTTTGGATGGAACTCGCATGGTAATTTTATTCTTGGCGATGCGAATGCATTGCAGGCGTTTCAAGCACATAAGTTGCGTGTGGCTGATGGCTTTTATAATAAAATTTCTCCTACAACATATCCTCAGCAAGCTCGCAAGGCTCTTGAGGAAGATGAAGCTTACGGCTCTTCTGCTGGAGGTGAACAGCCGAAGTTTACATCGATGGTGTGTGACGAAGAGCACTCTATGCCTCGTTCTGTGATTGTGAAATTCAGTCCAAAAATCGATACACCCGTGGGTAAGCGCTGGGCGGATTTGCTACATTCGGAAGATGTATCTAATCAGGTCCTACGAGAGATTGGATTTTCGGTAGCTGAAACGCGTATTTTTGTATTTGAATCACGCGTATTTTTGGAGTCATTACGTTTTGACCGAGCCGGTGCTTTGGGACGACGCGGCCTTGTGTCGTTACGCTCCTTGGATGCGGCCTACATTGGGACGGGGCAGGGCTCGTGGGCAAAGGTAGCTCGAGTATTACACACAGATGGCTGGATCAGCTCGGGCGACTGCCGACGCATCATTCAGTTACAGTGTTTTGGGGAACTTATCGGAAACTCCGACATGCATTGGGGGAATCTAAGTTTCTTTCTCCCTAAAAATGGTTCATTCCCCCTAGCGCCTGTCTACGATATGTTGCCTATGTTCTTTCGCCCCACAAACACTGGAGAACTCCTAGAGCGCGTCTTCAAGCTTCGTTTGCCGAATCCAGAAGATCAAAATGAATGGTTGGAAATGCACTCACACGCGATGACTTTTTGGCGACGTATTATAGATCATTCAGGAATCAGTAGGGATTTTAAAGCCATCGCAAAAGATGCCCTCGCTGCTGTGAATCGTCTTCCAGGTGTGGTGATGAGTAATAAAGC